Proteins encoded together in one Mycolicibacter minnesotensis window:
- a CDS encoding circularly permuted type 2 ATP-grasp protein has protein sequence MFDNNGNARVAYRGIHKALAPADNEELQARVDALGRAFIEQGVTFSLSGQERPFPLDLVPRVISASEWAKLERGIAQRVRALERFLADIYDDQEILRDGVVPKRLVTSCAHFHRQAAGIKPPNGVRIHVAGIDLVRDDQGEFRVLEDNLRSPSGVSYVMENRRTMARVFPDLFASHRVRQVGDYASHLLRALRAAAASNEADPTVAVMTPGASNSAYFEHSLLARQMGVELVEGRDLFCRDNIVYMSTTEGEQRVDVIYRRIDDEYLDPLQFRSDSVLGVPGLVNAARAGNVVISSAVGNGVGDDKLIYTYVPQIIRYYLGEKPILSNVDTLRCWLDEECDEVLDRIEELVVKPVEGSGGYGIVFGPQATRKELNALAKKIKASPRDWIAQPVVQLSTVPTKVGDRLAPRHVDLRPFAVNDGEDVWVLPGGLTRVALTEGSMVVNSSQGGGSKDTWVLAPRRADKEHELSGDQLVRHQDLPTDNAADQGPGLPGTDLLQQQQQQQQQADGGDCR, from the coding sequence ATGTTCGACAACAACGGCAACGCCCGGGTCGCCTATCGGGGCATCCATAAAGCGCTGGCGCCCGCCGACAACGAGGAACTGCAGGCCCGAGTTGATGCACTGGGGCGGGCATTCATCGAGCAGGGTGTCACCTTCTCACTGTCGGGCCAGGAGCGACCCTTTCCGCTTGACCTTGTGCCACGGGTGATTTCGGCCAGCGAGTGGGCCAAGCTGGAGCGCGGTATCGCGCAGCGGGTGCGAGCCCTGGAGCGCTTTCTGGCCGACATCTATGACGACCAGGAGATCCTGCGCGATGGCGTGGTGCCTAAGCGGCTGGTCACCTCGTGCGCCCATTTCCACCGTCAGGCTGCCGGCATCAAGCCGCCCAACGGGGTTCGCATCCATGTCGCCGGAATCGATCTGGTGCGTGACGACCAGGGCGAGTTCCGCGTGCTCGAGGACAATCTGCGCTCTCCGTCTGGTGTGTCCTATGTGATGGAGAACCGTCGCACCATGGCGCGGGTCTTTCCAGACCTGTTCGCCTCGCACCGGGTGCGACAGGTCGGCGACTACGCCAGCCATCTGTTGCGGGCTTTGCGGGCGGCTGCGGCGTCCAACGAGGCCGACCCGACGGTGGCGGTGATGACTCCGGGTGCGTCCAACTCGGCCTATTTCGAGCATTCACTGCTGGCCCGTCAGATGGGCGTGGAGTTGGTCGAGGGACGAGACCTGTTCTGCCGGGACAACATCGTGTACATGAGCACCACTGAGGGTGAGCAGCGCGTCGACGTCATCTACCGCCGTATCGACGACGAGTATCTGGACCCGCTGCAATTCCGGTCCGATTCGGTGCTCGGTGTGCCCGGACTGGTCAACGCGGCCCGCGCGGGCAATGTGGTGATCAGTAGTGCGGTGGGCAATGGGGTGGGTGACGACAAGCTCATCTACACCTACGTTCCTCAGATCATCAGGTACTACCTGGGCGAAAAACCGATTCTGTCCAACGTCGATACGCTGCGCTGCTGGCTGGACGAAGAATGCGATGAAGTCCTGGACCGTATTGAGGAATTGGTGGTCAAGCCCGTCGAGGGATCGGGCGGGTATGGAATCGTGTTCGGTCCGCAGGCGACCCGAAAGGAACTCAACGCGCTGGCCAAGAAGATCAAGGCAAGTCCGCGGGACTGGATCGCGCAGCCGGTGGTGCAGCTGTCCACCGTCCCCACCAAGGTGGGAGATCGCCTGGCCCCCAGGCATGTCGACCTGCGGCCGTTCGCGGTCAACGACGGTGAGGACGTCTGGGTACTGCCCGGCGGCCTGACTCGGGTGGCGCTGACGGAGGGTTCCATGGTGGTCAACTCGAGCCAGGGCGGTGGCTCCAAGGACACCTGGGTGCTGGCGCCACGCAGGGCGGACAAGGAGCACGAGTTGTCCGGTGATCAGCTGGTGCGCCACCAAGACCTGCCGACCGACAACGCCGCCGATCAGGGCCCGGGGCTGCCCGGAACCGACCTGCTGCAACAGCAACAGCAACAGCAACAGCAAGCTGACGGTGGTGATTGCCGATGA
- a CDS encoding alpha-E domain-containing protein produces the protein MLARNAESLFWIGRYVERADDTARILDVAVHQLLEDATVDPDRTCRLVMQVLGLEPPEIGQAQNVWTLTERVAYAGAGSGSIADSIARARENARGAREVTSSEMWECLNTTFNGLSEAERAARRLGPYEYLSYVKNRSAMFAGLADATMSRDDGYRFLLLGRSVERVDMTVRMLLSRAGDRSGSPAWVTVLRSAGAHDTYLRTYRGALDANRVVEFMLLDRLFPRSVFHAITLAEQCLMALDSRNDSRVGARAEAQRLIGRARSALEFMPPGLLLEDLHDRLTGLQETCKDVTEAVTQQYFHVTPYLSWAGAGASGGRDYDGQLIAEGDR, from the coding sequence ATGCTGGCCCGCAATGCCGAATCGTTGTTCTGGATCGGCCGCTACGTCGAGCGGGCCGACGACACCGCCCGCATCCTTGATGTGGCGGTGCACCAGCTGCTCGAAGACGCCACGGTGGATCCCGACCGCACCTGCCGTCTGGTGATGCAGGTGTTGGGACTCGAACCACCCGAAATCGGGCAGGCCCAGAACGTATGGACGTTGACGGAGCGTGTCGCGTACGCCGGTGCCGGCTCGGGATCGATTGCCGACAGTATTGCCCGCGCGCGTGAAAATGCCCGTGGTGCAAGGGAAGTCACATCCAGTGAGATGTGGGAGTGCCTGAACACCACCTTCAATGGCCTGAGTGAAGCCGAACGGGCTGCCCGTCGGCTGGGACCCTATGAGTACCTGTCGTACGTGAAGAATCGGTCGGCGATGTTCGCCGGACTGGCCGACGCCACCATGAGCCGCGACGACGGATACCGCTTCCTGCTGCTGGGACGGTCCGTCGAGCGAGTCGACATGACCGTCCGAATGCTGCTCTCGCGTGCCGGCGATCGATCCGGGTCGCCGGCCTGGGTCACGGTGTTGCGATCGGCGGGCGCTCATGACACCTATCTGCGCACCTATCGCGGCGCACTCGACGCGAACAGGGTGGTGGAATTCATGCTGCTGGACAGGCTTTTTCCCCGTTCGGTATTCCATGCGATCACGCTTGCCGAACAGTGCCTGATGGCGCTCGACAGTCGTAACGACAGCCGGGTGGGGGCCCGGGCCGAAGCTCAGCGCCTGATCGGCCGGGCGCGCAGCGCCCTGGAGTTCATGCCGCCGGGACTGCTGTTGGAAGACCTGCATGATCGCCTGACCGGGCTGCAGGAGACCTGCAAGGACGTCACCGAGGCGGTGACGCAACAGTACTTCCATGTGACCCCGTACCTGTCCTGGGCGGGCGCCGGGGCGAGCGGAGGCCGCGATTACGACGGCCAGTTGATTGCGGAGGGAGACCGGTGA
- a CDS encoding transglutaminase family protein yields MSWRMRVVHSTGFAYNAPVTSSYNEARITPRSGSRQNVISSRVETVPATRSYRYVDYWGTAVTAFDLHAPHEELEVSGTSVVETEPDVYPDDVEPVDWNDLAGEYVIDRFYEFLTYTAYVPRNRTLAATARRLVKGLQPREAVQAVCSWVYSEMDYVPGTTGVHSSAIDAWTEKKGVCQDYAHLTLVLLRSVGIPSRYVSGYLHPKADGAIGETVEGESHAWIEAWTGAWSGYDPTNDVPITERHVSVGLGRDYSDVTPLKGTYIGGEAADLDVIVEITRLA; encoded by the coding sequence GTGAGCTGGCGAATGAGGGTGGTGCACTCGACCGGGTTCGCCTACAACGCGCCGGTCACCTCGTCGTACAACGAGGCGCGCATCACTCCGCGCAGCGGAAGCCGGCAGAACGTGATCTCCAGTCGGGTGGAGACCGTCCCTGCGACGCGGTCCTACCGGTACGTCGACTACTGGGGAACCGCCGTGACGGCGTTCGATCTGCACGCTCCACACGAGGAACTCGAGGTGTCCGGCACGTCGGTGGTGGAGACCGAGCCCGACGTCTATCCCGACGATGTCGAGCCGGTGGACTGGAACGACCTGGCCGGCGAGTACGTGATCGACAGATTCTACGAATTTCTCACCTACACCGCGTACGTTCCCCGCAACCGCACATTGGCCGCCACCGCCCGAAGGCTGGTCAAGGGGCTGCAGCCTCGCGAGGCGGTACAGGCGGTGTGCTCGTGGGTCTATTCGGAAATGGACTACGTGCCCGGTACCACCGGGGTGCACAGCTCGGCGATCGATGCCTGGACGGAGAAGAAGGGCGTCTGCCAGGACTACGCACACCTCACTTTGGTGTTGTTGCGCAGCGTGGGGATCCCCTCGCGTTACGTCTCGGGATACCTGCACCCCAAGGCCGACGGCGCGATCGGGGAGACGGTCGAGGGGGAGAGCCACGCGTGGATCGAAGCGTGGACCGGGGCGTGGTCGGGGTATGACCCGACCAACGACGTCCCGATCACCGAACGGCATGTTTCTGTAGGGCTGGGTCGGGATTATTCGGATGTGACCCCGTTGAAAGGCACCTACATCGGCGGTGAGGCAGCGGACTTGGACGTGATCGTGGAGATCACCCGGCTGGCCTGA
- a CDS encoding heavy metal translocating P-type ATPase, producing the protein MTLQEAGDVNVAKQHRVELDVSGMSCGACAARVQNKLNRLDGVAASVNFATRVATVDAPATVSAETLCEVVRSAGYAAEPRSGPDFGEDDPDAARAKSLLMRLLVAAVLFVPLADLSVMFAVVPDTRFTGWAWLLTALAAPIVTWAAWPFHVVALRNARHGAASMESLISVGISAATVWSLITIFAVKGPPRQTSGIWQALMASDPIYLEVAAGVTVFVLAGRYFEARAKSQAGDALRALAALSAKSVSVLLEDATEISIPAIQLKEQQRFVVRPGETIAADGLVAEGAAAVDMSAMTGESKPTRVQPGDSVIGGTVVLDGRLIVEAAAVGADTHFAGMVRLVEAAQAQKANAQRLADRIASVFVPVVFAIAAATAVSWWLAGAGMDHAFSAALAVLVIACPCALGLATPTAMMVASGRGAQLGIFLKGHRALETIRAVDTVIFDKTGTLTTGKLAVTAVWVAQGRTRDEVVALAAAVEAASEHAVGTAILSATAERRQVDDFVSFAGRGVTGIVDGQCVQVGRPSWVSPSGDVPKDLSYFRRDHESDGDTVVFVALDGVVAGAVAVADAVKESAANAIAGLHRRGLRTILLTGDNSTAAGTVAAQVGIDEVVAEVLPEGKVDIIEQLRERGRVVAMVGDGINDGPALVSADLGLAIGRGTDVALGAADIILVRENLDSVPQALDLSLATLRTIRINMLWAFGYNVAAIPIAAAGLLNPLVASAAMAFSSFFVVSNSLRLRNVGRD; encoded by the coding sequence ATGACGTTACAAGAGGCCGGCGACGTCAATGTCGCCAAACAGCACCGCGTCGAGCTCGATGTGTCAGGCATGTCTTGTGGTGCGTGTGCCGCACGTGTGCAGAACAAGCTCAACAGACTCGACGGGGTTGCGGCGTCAGTGAATTTCGCGACCCGAGTCGCGACCGTCGATGCGCCCGCGACCGTCAGCGCGGAAACTCTGTGTGAGGTGGTGCGCAGCGCCGGCTATGCGGCGGAGCCGAGATCGGGCCCCGACTTCGGTGAAGACGATCCGGATGCGGCGCGGGCCAAGAGCCTGCTGATGCGGCTACTGGTCGCGGCGGTTCTGTTCGTTCCGCTTGCTGACCTGTCGGTGATGTTCGCAGTGGTACCGGACACCCGGTTTACGGGGTGGGCGTGGCTGCTGACTGCCCTGGCAGCCCCGATCGTTACCTGGGCCGCCTGGCCTTTCCACGTCGTCGCGCTGCGCAATGCGCGACACGGCGCCGCGTCGATGGAATCTCTGATTTCGGTGGGCATCAGTGCAGCCACTGTGTGGTCTCTCATCACGATCTTCGCCGTTAAAGGTCCACCTCGCCAGACCAGCGGAATTTGGCAAGCATTGATGGCCAGCGACCCCATCTACCTGGAAGTCGCTGCCGGTGTAACAGTCTTTGTGTTGGCGGGCAGATATTTTGAGGCCCGAGCGAAATCTCAGGCCGGTGATGCACTGCGTGCCTTGGCAGCTCTGAGTGCGAAGAGTGTTTCGGTGCTTCTCGAGGACGCAACCGAGATCTCCATTCCAGCGATCCAGCTCAAGGAGCAGCAGCGTTTTGTGGTGCGGCCGGGAGAGACCATTGCCGCCGACGGTTTGGTGGCAGAGGGCGCAGCGGCAGTGGACATGAGCGCCATGACCGGCGAATCCAAGCCGACACGTGTGCAGCCCGGCGACAGCGTCATCGGTGGCACGGTGGTGTTGGACGGCCGTCTGATCGTCGAAGCCGCGGCGGTGGGAGCCGACACCCACTTTGCTGGGATGGTCCGCTTGGTGGAGGCCGCCCAAGCTCAGAAGGCCAACGCGCAGCGATTGGCAGACCGAATCGCCTCGGTCTTCGTCCCCGTCGTGTTCGCGATCGCCGCGGCGACTGCCGTCAGTTGGTGGTTGGCCGGAGCCGGAATGGACCATGCATTCTCTGCCGCTCTGGCCGTGCTGGTGATCGCCTGCCCCTGTGCCTTGGGGCTCGCAACTCCGACCGCGATGATGGTGGCCTCCGGGCGCGGTGCACAGCTTGGCATCTTCCTCAAGGGGCATCGGGCGCTAGAGACCATTCGCGCGGTGGACACCGTCATCTTCGACAAGACCGGGACACTGACGACCGGCAAACTGGCGGTTACCGCTGTCTGGGTGGCCCAGGGTAGAACCCGGGACGAGGTGGTTGCGCTGGCGGCTGCCGTGGAGGCAGCGTCTGAGCACGCGGTGGGTACCGCCATACTTTCGGCCACCGCGGAGCGCCGGCAGGTCGATGATTTCGTCTCCTTCGCCGGTAGGGGGGTGACCGGGATCGTCGACGGCCAATGTGTCCAGGTGGGTCGCCCCTCATGGGTGTCCCCCAGCGGCGATGTTCCGAAAGACTTGTCGTACTTTCGGCGTGACCACGAGAGTGACGGCGACACAGTCGTGTTCGTGGCCCTCGATGGCGTAGTCGCCGGAGCGGTTGCGGTGGCCGACGCGGTCAAGGAATCGGCGGCGAACGCCATCGCAGGGCTGCACCGACGCGGGCTGCGCACGATACTGCTCACCGGTGATAACTCCACGGCCGCAGGCACCGTCGCGGCCCAGGTCGGGATCGATGAAGTCGTCGCCGAGGTTCTACCCGAAGGCAAGGTCGACATCATCGAGCAGCTGCGGGAGCGGGGCCGGGTCGTGGCGATGGTCGGCGACGGCATCAATGATGGTCCGGCCCTGGTATCGGCGGACTTGGGCTTGGCAATCGGACGTGGCACCGACGTGGCCCTGGGCGCTGCGGACATCATCTTGGTACGGGAGAATCTGGACTCCGTTCCTCAGGCGCTCGATCTCTCTCTGGCGACGTTGCGGACCATCCGGATCAACATGCTCTGGGCGTTTGGCTACAACGTCGCCGCCATCCCCATTGCCGCTGCAGGCTTGCTCAATCCACTTGTGGCCAGTGCCGCGATGGCGTTCTCATCGTTTTTCGTCGTTTCCAACAGTCTCCGGCTGCGCAATGTCGGCAGGGACTGA